The following coding sequences lie in one Arachis hypogaea cultivar Tifrunner chromosome 9, arahy.Tifrunner.gnm2.J5K5, whole genome shotgun sequence genomic window:
- the LOC112712547 gene encoding uncharacterized protein — protein MLGKQLNSPLLTTDSATLFCHYKADLSAASSSIPSFPKATWASNVSMKHRIFHSTAQIENIITSDEDQSMWEASRQALSAFNFSDEEKDKILGKAFGLVHSPYWGEERKTEVPKYETVNAVLDYLRSLNLSDDDMFKLLKKFPEVLGCKLEEELKANIKILDEQWGIKGKSLRNLLLRNPKVLGYNVDCKGDCMAQCTRCWVRF, from the exons ATGCTGGGAAAACAGTTGAATTCCCCTCTACTTACTACAGATTCTGCAACACTGTTCTGCCATTACAAG GCTGATCTTTCTGCTGCTTCATCAAGTATTCCAAGTTTTCCAAAAGCAACATGGGCCTCAAATGTTTCTATGAAACATCGGATTTTTCATTCAACTGCACAGATAGAAAATATAATCACTAGTGATGAAGATCAGAGTATGTGGGAAGCATCTAGACAAGCTCTTTCTGCATTTAACTTCAGCGATGAAGAGAAGGACAAGATACTTGGAAAAGCATTTGGCCTTGTTCATTCGCCTTATTGGGGAGAGGAACGTAAGACTGAAGTTCCCAAATATGAGACAGTAAATGCTGTATTAGACTACCTGAGGAGCTTAAATCTTTCTGACGATGACATGTTCAAGTTGCTCAAAAAGTTTCCGGAGGTTCTTGGATGCAAGTTGGAGGAAGAATTGAAAGCTAATATAAAGATCCTGGACGAACAGTGGGGTATTAAAGGAAAATCTCTCAGGAACCTCCTCCTTCGAAATCCGAAGGTTTTGGGTTATAATGTTGATTGTAAAGGAGACTGCATGGCACAATGCACTAGATGCTGGGTTCGTTTCTAG